A window of Microbacterium hominis genomic DNA:
TGCGCGCGGGGAACGTGTCCGGCGACAGGCGCTCCACGGCCCGCGCGATCCGGCCGACCGCGGTCCTCTTCGGGGGTGCCGACGCGTGACCCCCCTCCCCGCGGGCGGTGAGCCGCAGGGTCAGGATGCCCTTCTCGCCCACGCCGATCATCGCGGCCGTTCCCTTGACGAAGGGCAGCGGCGCGTCGACCACCGCGCCGCCCTCGTCCAGCACGAGCCAGGGGCGCTCGCCGCGCTCGTGCAGGTTCCGGGCGGCGACACGGGCCGAGGCGCCCGAGACCTCCTCATCGCCGCCGAACGAGAGCACCACGTCGCGCGCCGGCGTGAATCCGGCAGCGAGGAGGTTCTCGACCGCCTCGAGCACCACCGCGAGCGGCCCCTTGTCGTCGAGTGCCCCGCGTCCGTAGACCCAGCCGTCCTGGATGCGTCCCTCGAAGGGCGGGTAGGTCCACGGGTCGCTCTCGTCGACGGGGACGACGTCGTAGTGCGCCATCAGCACGAGCGGAGCGGTGGATGCCGCGGCCTCGCGCCCGCGCCACCGGAAGGTCAGCACGGTGGCGCCGAGCCGCTCGAACGTCAGGTGCGCATGCACCAGCGGATACAGCTCCGTCAGGAGCGCCGCGAAGGCGTCGAACGGGGCGTCCCCGCGGGTATCACGCTCTGCCGATACGGTCGGGAGCTGGATCATTCGCGACAGACGATCGGCGATGCCGGGACGGGGGAGCGCGGTGGGCGAATCGGTCACCAGGCGACTCTACGTCGCGCCCGGGGGCGGCTGCGGAATGGCGCCGGGGTGCGATCCGTTGTACTCTGATGTGCTCGGTTGCGAAGCATCCCGAGCATTTGGAAACTCCACAGCGTGACAGCGGCCCCTCCGCGCGAGGGAACCTCCTTGAGGACCACGGGGATGATCGGTTTCGACATCGCCTGCGAATCTGCGAGAAGCGGGCCGAGGATGCAGGGTTATCTCGTTAACGATCTCTGCAAACCAATAACTGCCGAAAAGAAGCAGTCCGAGTTCGCCCTCGCTGCCTGAGCAGCGAGCCCGACTCCGTCAATCCGTGACTGATCCCGTCACGGGTATTGGCGTCATCTAGGGATCTTGCTGCGTGACGTCGCCTGAGCGTCACGCGGGACTTTTCTCAGGCTGGGCCCGTCGACTTGTGTGTCTGTGCCAAAGGTCGGGGCCGAGCAGAACGCTCACACAGACTGCGCCCGGAGAAGCCCCAGGCTTTCAGCGATGGACGGGGGTTCGATTCCCCCCATCTCCACTGCCGCTGTCACGGAGTTCAAGCCCCGCGATCCCTTACGAGAGTAAGGATCGCGGGGCTTTCCTTTGCCTGCGGAGTGGCGCCGGGAACTCGAATCGCCCAGAAATCGCCCGTCACAGGTGCCACGGTGCCCGGCCGGCACAGGGCCTGACATCGCGGCCCGATCGGACGTAGCATGTGCCCATGTCCGGTCGCAGAGTTGCACGTACACTCTCCGTCGTCGCACTGGCAGGGCTGCTCGTCGTTTCGGCGGGCGCCGCCTACGGTGCGCAGGCGTCCCGAGGCGGTGGTGCGGTCGAAGACCTGATCCCGCTGCCCGACGGCTTCCAGCCCGAGGGCATCGCGATCGGTCCTGGCGGCACCGCGTATCTCGGCTCGCTCGCCGACGGCGACATCTACGCCGTCGACGTGCGCTCCGGAGAGGGTGAGATCATCAGCCAAGGCCCCGGCACGCCCTCGGTCGGGCTGAAGATCGATCAGTTCGGACGCCTGTTCGTGGCGGGCGGCCCCTCCGGCACCGCACGCGTGATCGACTCGGCGACCGGCAGCCTGCTCGCCGACGTCGAGCTCGCCGCGGCGGGCGCGTTCATCAACGACGTCGTCCTCACCCACGACGGTGCGTGGTTCACGAACAGCTTCGCTCCGGAGCTGTACTTCGTGCCGGTCGGTCCCTCGGGCGCAGTGTCCGACGCGCCGATGACCCTGCCCCTGACGGGCGAGTGGGTGCAGCAGCCGGGCTTCAACGCGAACGGCATCACCCAGACACCCGATCACAAGGCCCTCCTGGTGATCCAATCGGCGACGGCGACTCTCTTCCGAGTGGATCCCGCAACGGGAGAAGCCACACGCGTCGATCTGGGGGGCGCATCGCTGCCCGCCGGTGACGGGATGCTCGTCGTCGGTCGCACCCTCTACGTCGTTCAGAACCAGTTGAATCAGGTGGCGGTCGTCCGCCTGAATGCGAGCGGAACCAGCGGCGTGCTCGTGGAGACCCTCACCGATCCGGACTTCCGCGTGCCGACCACCGTCGCCCGCTACGGATCCAGTCTCCTCCTGCCCAATGCCCGGTTCGGTGTGACACCGACGCCCGACACGGAATACGAGGTGGTGCGCATCGACCGCTGAGTCCGCCGGACCCTGGCCCGGTCGGTACTAGTCTGAGTGCCGCGCCGCGCGGTCGGCTCGGCGCCGGAGCGGCGAGGACGGAGACCGGGTGGCGAGAAAGAACCGCAG
This region includes:
- a CDS encoding M20/M25/M40 family metallo-hydrolase, whose protein sequence is MTDSPTALPRPGIADRLSRMIQLPTVSAERDTRGDAPFDAFAALLTELYPLVHAHLTFERLGATVLTFRWRGREAAASTAPLVLMAHYDVVPVDESDPWTYPPFEGRIQDGWVYGRGALDDKGPLAVVLEAVENLLAAGFTPARDVVLSFGGDEEVSGASARVAARNLHERGERPWLVLDEGGAVVDAPLPFVKGTAAMIGVGEKGILTLRLTARGEGGHASAPPKRTAVGRIARAVERLSPDTFPARTPAAVARMLELFSQRSSGAARVVYRLLSAAPPLTARVFTLLGGEPAALVRTTVAATMQSGGTAANVLPSQASATLNLRIALGETVQATVRRVRRRIADRAVEVEVVEGDDPSPESATDSAQFALIAEAVAVSHPDAATVPYVMMAATDSRHFHRYVPAVYRFAPLEMSASQRASIHGVDERVEIAALERGERFHRTLIERLQ
- a CDS encoding SMP-30/gluconolactonase/LRE family protein, producing the protein MSGRRVARTLSVVALAGLLVVSAGAAYGAQASRGGGAVEDLIPLPDGFQPEGIAIGPGGTAYLGSLADGDIYAVDVRSGEGEIISQGPGTPSVGLKIDQFGRLFVAGGPSGTARVIDSATGSLLADVELAAAGAFINDVVLTHDGAWFTNSFAPELYFVPVGPSGAVSDAPMTLPLTGEWVQQPGFNANGITQTPDHKALLVIQSATATLFRVDPATGEATRVDLGGASLPAGDGMLVVGRTLYVVQNQLNQVAVVRLNASGTSGVLVETLTDPDFRVPTTVARYGSSLLLPNARFGVTPTPDTEYEVVRIDR